In Modestobacter versicolor, a single genomic region encodes these proteins:
- a CDS encoding alpha/beta fold hydrolase has protein sequence MPIVTTTDGVEIFYKDWGTGQPIVFSHGWPLSSDDWDAQLMFFVQHGYRVVAHDRRGHGRSTQTGDGHDMDHYADDLAAVVAHLDLHDAVHVGHSTGGGEVAHHIARHGQDRVAKAVLISAVPPIMVQTEANPGGLPKSVFDGIQEQVATNRSNFYRELPATAFYGFNRPGVEPQEAVIQNWWRQGMMGGAKAHYDGVVAFSQTDFTDDLKKITVPVLVMHGDDDQVVPYADSGPLSAELLPNGTLKTYAGFPHGMPTTEAATINADLLEFIRS, from the coding sequence ATGCCCATCGTCACCACCACCGACGGCGTCGAGATCTTCTACAAGGACTGGGGCACCGGGCAGCCGATCGTGTTCAGCCACGGCTGGCCGCTGTCCTCGGACGACTGGGACGCCCAGCTGATGTTCTTCGTCCAGCACGGCTACCGCGTGGTCGCCCACGACCGGCGGGGCCACGGCCGCTCGACCCAGACCGGCGACGGCCACGACATGGACCACTACGCCGACGACCTCGCCGCCGTCGTCGCGCACCTGGACCTGCACGACGCCGTGCACGTCGGCCACTCGACCGGCGGCGGCGAGGTCGCCCACCACATCGCCCGGCACGGTCAGGACCGGGTCGCCAAGGCGGTGCTGATCAGCGCCGTGCCGCCGATCATGGTGCAGACCGAGGCCAACCCGGGCGGGCTGCCCAAGAGCGTCTTCGACGGCATCCAGGAGCAGGTCGCCACCAACCGGTCGAACTTCTACCGGGAGCTGCCCGCGACCGCGTTCTACGGCTTCAACCGGCCCGGCGTGGAGCCGCAGGAGGCCGTGATCCAGAACTGGTGGCGGCAGGGGATGATGGGCGGCGCCAAGGCCCACTACGACGGCGTCGTCGCCTTCTCCCAGACCGACTTCACCGACGACCTGAAGAAGATCACGGTGCCGGTGCTGGTCATGCACGGCGACGACGACCAGGTCGTGCCCTACGCCGACTCCGGGCCGCTCTCGGCGGAGCTGCTGCCGAACGGGACGCTGAAGACCTACGCCGGCTTCCCGCACGGCATGCCCACCACGGAGGCCGCGACGATCAACGCCGACCTGCTGGAGTTCATCCGCTCCTGA
- a CDS encoding helix-turn-helix domain-containing protein, producing the protein MVTVLDTDRLAPPDRRPAEVAARLEAAMVSTVRISSSPLPVRARLDTWDLGGISVLRADLTGELAFRRSPRQAREDTVPTVSFTVQEVGEGLHDHLDRRQVVPCGGLALTEVSTAYDYAWTGRGVCRALTIPVHRLGLPVDVVRRAVPLAHRSPFHPLVAAHLDQVTRDVAQLAGRPLVDALAAATIDLTRTLLASAAAGDRARADVAAETLLTRVRAYVRRHLDEPGLDAERIAAAHAISVRQLYRLCAAGGFSLEQWIIEERLEGARAELASAPGRQGPVAVVARRWGFSDPSYFSRRFRRAFGLTPREWRQASAAPSAPPPQLPRPRPRDDG; encoded by the coding sequence GTGGTGACCGTGCTCGACACCGACCGGCTCGCGCCGCCCGACCGCCGGCCCGCCGAGGTCGCCGCCCGGCTCGAGGCCGCGATGGTCTCCACGGTCCGGATCAGCAGCTCCCCGCTGCCGGTGCGCGCCCGGCTGGACACCTGGGACCTCGGTGGCATCTCGGTGCTCCGCGCCGACCTCACCGGCGAGCTGGCGTTCCGGCGCTCGCCGCGCCAGGCGCGGGAGGACACCGTGCCGACCGTGTCCTTCACCGTCCAGGAGGTCGGCGAGGGGCTGCACGACCACCTGGACCGGCGGCAGGTGGTGCCGTGCGGCGGGCTGGCGCTCACCGAGGTCTCGACCGCCTACGACTACGCCTGGACCGGCCGCGGGGTGTGCCGGGCGCTGACGATCCCCGTGCACCGGCTGGGCCTGCCGGTCGACGTCGTGCGCCGCGCGGTGCCGCTGGCCCACCGCAGCCCGTTCCACCCGCTGGTCGCCGCCCACCTGGACCAGGTCACCCGGGACGTCGCCCAGCTCGCCGGCCGGCCGCTGGTCGACGCGCTCGCCGCGGCGACGATCGACCTGACCCGCACCCTGCTCGCCTCCGCCGCCGCCGGCGACCGCGCGCGGGCGGACGTGGCGGCGGAGACCCTGCTGACCCGGGTGCGCGCGTACGTGCGCCGGCACCTGGACGAGCCGGGGCTGGACGCCGAGCGGATCGCCGCCGCGCACGCCATCTCGGTCCGCCAGCTGTACCGGCTCTGCGCCGCGGGCGGGTTCAGCCTCGAGCAGTGGATCATCGAGGAACGGCTGGAGGGAGCCCGGGCCGAGCTCGCCTCCGCGCCCGGCCGCCAGGGTCCGGTCGCCGTGGTCGCCCGCCGGTGGGGCTTCTCCGACCCCTCGTACTTCAGCCGCCGCTTCCGGCGGGCCTTCGGCCTGACCCCGCGCGAGTGGCGGCAGGCGTCGGCCGCGCCGTCGGCCCCGCCTCCGCAGCTGCCCCGGCCACGCCCCCGCGACGACGGCTGA
- a CDS encoding NADPH-dependent F420 reductase has product MSTLGIIGAGQAGSTLARVSIAAGYDVVIANSRDPRTLAGLVGELGPRARAASAAEAAAAADFAFLAYPYAPTDHLPVEELAGKVVIDNNNYMAWRDGHLPEVDSGRTTVHELRQQQLPTSKVVKAFTHVQFHERSPVRVPSDLLPAVVRLARPAGAPDRKALVVSSDHADAVELVTRFYDDLGFDAVDNSPLSESWRSAPGTPMWRHHVDGQSREELVRNLRLARRPG; this is encoded by the coding sequence GTGAGCACCCTCGGGATCATCGGCGCCGGCCAGGCGGGGAGCACGCTCGCCCGGGTGTCGATCGCGGCCGGCTACGACGTCGTGATCGCCAACTCGCGGGACCCCCGGACGCTGGCCGGGCTCGTCGGCGAGCTGGGCCCGCGGGCGCGCGCCGCCTCCGCCGCCGAGGCCGCGGCTGCGGCGGACTTCGCGTTCCTCGCGTACCCCTACGCACCCACCGACCACCTCCCGGTCGAGGAGCTCGCCGGGAAGGTGGTGATCGACAACAACAACTACATGGCCTGGCGGGACGGCCACCTCCCCGAGGTCGACTCCGGCCGGACGACCGTCCACGAGCTGCGCCAGCAGCAGCTGCCCACCTCGAAGGTGGTCAAGGCCTTCACGCACGTCCAGTTCCACGAGCGCTCGCCCGTGCGGGTGCCCAGCGACCTGCTGCCCGCCGTCGTCCGGTTGGCCCGGCCGGCCGGAGCACCGGACCGGAAGGCGCTGGTCGTCTCCAGCGACCACGCGGACGCGGTCGAGCTGGTGACCCGCTTCTACGACGACCTGGGGTTCGACGCGGTGGACAACAGCCCGCTGAGCGAGTCGTGGCGCAGCGCGCCCGGCACGCCGATGTGGCGCCACCACGTCGACGGGCAGAGCCGCGAGGAGCTGGTCCGCAACCTGCGGCTCGCCCGGCGCCCCGGCTGA
- a CDS encoding MFS transporter, which produces MTEAWPGHQVGEPAFRRAALAVFLAGVAVFATLYAPQALLPELTRSFGVSPASSTLAISTSTGALAVGLLVLGPVSDRRGRTGILHASLAAAALLAVLIALAPSWWVLLVLRGLQGFALAGLPAVAVAYLREELHPAVSSRAIGLYVSGTAIGGLTGRLLSGFLTELGGWRAALGGAAVLAVGCAVAVRLLLPPSRRFAPVLRQGPLLRQLAGAFTDPALLALYGIAALLMGGFVAVYNAGTFRLESEPYSLTPALAGLVFLAYLLGSASSPTAGALADRFGRRLVVPGAVLVMGAGIALTLPTPLWCVVLGLCVLTTGFFAAHGVASGWVAVRAQLGGRAVGQASSLYSFWYYVGSSVGGTLAGRAWSDAGWTGVALLAGGSTLAALLLTVLLGRTRSLERG; this is translated from the coding sequence GTGACGGAGGCGTGGCCGGGGCACCAGGTCGGTGAACCGGCGTTCCGGCGGGCGGCGCTCGCGGTCTTCCTCGCCGGGGTCGCCGTCTTCGCCACGCTCTACGCCCCGCAGGCGCTGCTGCCCGAGCTCACCCGGTCCTTCGGCGTCTCCCCGGCGTCCTCGACCCTGGCCATCTCGACCAGCACGGGCGCGCTCGCCGTCGGGCTGCTGGTGCTCGGACCCGTCTCCGACCGGCGGGGCCGCACCGGCATCCTGCACGCCAGCCTCGCCGCCGCCGCGCTGCTCGCCGTCCTCATCGCGCTCGCCCCGTCGTGGTGGGTGCTGCTGGTGCTGCGCGGGCTGCAGGGCTTCGCGCTCGCCGGGCTGCCCGCGGTCGCCGTCGCCTACCTGCGGGAGGAGCTGCACCCGGCGGTCAGCTCCCGGGCGATCGGCCTGTACGTCAGCGGCACGGCGATCGGTGGGCTCACCGGCCGGCTGCTCAGCGGGTTCCTCACCGAGCTGGGCGGCTGGCGGGCGGCGCTGGGCGGCGCGGCCGTGCTCGCGGTCGGCTGCGCGGTCGCCGTCCGGCTGCTGCTGCCGCCGTCCCGGCGGTTCGCCCCGGTGCTCCGGCAGGGGCCGCTGCTCCGCCAGCTCGCCGGGGCGTTCACCGACCCCGCGCTGCTCGCGCTGTACGGGATCGCGGCGCTGCTGATGGGCGGCTTCGTCGCCGTCTACAACGCCGGTACCTTCCGGCTGGAGTCCGAGCCCTACTCGCTGACGCCGGCGCTGGCCGGGCTGGTGTTCCTGGCCTACCTGCTGGGCTCGGCGAGCTCGCCGACCGCCGGTGCGCTGGCCGACCGGTTCGGCCGGCGGCTGGTGGTGCCCGGCGCGGTGCTGGTGATGGGCGCCGGCATCGCCCTCACCCTGCCCACGCCGCTGTGGTGCGTCGTGCTGGGCCTGTGCGTGCTGACCACCGGCTTCTTCGCCGCGCACGGGGTGGCCAGCGGCTGGGTGGCGGTGCGCGCGCAGCTGGGCGGGCGGGCCGTCGGGCAGGCCTCGTCGCTCTACTCGTTCTGGTACTACGTCGGTTCCTCGGTGGGCGGCACGCTGGCCGGCCGTGCCTGGTCCGACGCCGGCTGGACCGGGGTGGCGCTGCTGGCCGGCGGGTCCACGCTGGCCGCGCTGCTGCTCACCGTGCTGCTGGGCCGGACCCGGTCCCTGGAGCGCGGCTGA